The genomic region TTTTGTTTACCTTTACTACTGCTTTTGTTCCCTGATCCCGTTAATATGCACAGCTTAAGCAATTACAAGACACATCAACAGTTGAGGTATGCATGTTTATAGTTGGCATTACAGGTGGTATCGGCAGTGGTAAAACCGCGGTCTCAGATCGATTTGCGACATACGACATTGATGTTGTTGATGCCGACCTTTGCGCCCGTGTTGTGGTTGAAAAAGGTAAGCCGGCCTTGGCAGAAATTATTCAACATTTCGGTGAGGGTATTGTTAACGCGGCAGGAGAGCTTGATCGCGCCTTACTAAGGCAAAAAGTCTTTGCCAATGCTGACGATAAACAATGGCTTGAATCACTGCTGCATCCTTTGATTGCCGATGAACTCATGCATCAGCTAAATATCGCAAAAAGTCCTTACGTCATTTTAGCATCGCCTTTACTGATCGAATCGCAACAGTATTTAATGTGTGATGAGGTTATCGTCGTAGACGTGCCAGAGGCACTTCAGGTCGAGCGAACCATGCTGCGTGATAATAACGATGCGGAACAGGTTAAACGCATTATTGCCAGCCAAACGGGCCGTCAACAGCGTTTAGAAAAAGCCAGTATTGTAATTGAAAACACCGCAGGATTAGATAAGCTCGACCATGCAGTTGCCGAGCACCACGCACAATTTTTGCAACAGGCTGCAGAAAAAAAGCAAGCCGGCTAAACCCACGCAAGCAAAGACGCATTAAGCATATGACAGGCAATACTCAGACAATTCATGCATGCCCAGCATGCAAAAGCTCGATAAGTTACTCAGCTGACAATCCATTCCGGCCGTTTTGTTCCGATAGCTGCAAAAACCAAGACTTTATGCAATGGGCCAATCAACAGCACAGCATAGCTGGCAGCCCCAGCTTTGACGACCTGATGTCTGAGCAAGTTTTAGCTGATATACAACAGGCCCGAGAGTCAGGCTTTGACTTCGATCAATAAACGATGAACAGCAGCACTTTACCTCTGCTTGTCTCTAGTCAGCATGTCCTGAGTGGCGGGATTTTACCGATGCGTATTACTGAAGCGCGCTATTT from Pseudomonadales bacterium harbors:
- the coaE gene encoding dephospho-CoA kinase, which codes for MFIVGITGGIGSGKTAVSDRFATYDIDVVDADLCARVVVEKGKPALAEIIQHFGEGIVNAAGELDRALLRQKVFANADDKQWLESLLHPLIADELMHQLNIAKSPYVILASPLLIESQQYLMCDEVIVVDVPEALQVERTMLRDNNDAEQVKRIIASQTGRQQRLEKASIVIENTAGLDKLDHAVAEHHAQFLQQAAEKKQAG
- the yacG gene encoding DNA gyrase inhibitor YacG yields the protein MTGNTQTIHACPACKSSISYSADNPFRPFCSDSCKNQDFMQWANQQHSIAGSPSFDDLMSEQVLADIQQARESGFDFDQ